The genomic interval AAATGTCTTTTATGGTAGGTGCTTCCTTCACTGTATTGAATTCTAAGAAGCATGTGAGATTGATATTATGGTTCCATTTAAGGAGGAGGAAAACAGGGCCCAGAAACGTCAGGACCTTGCTGAAATTTCACCTACACTCAGGTCACTTCCAGGCCCTCTCAGGCTTTCCTTCCTCCTGGTCCCCTGCCATCCTTACCACCAGGTGGCCTTCTAACTCCTTGGTAGGAAGGCCCATCTCTAGGGACCATTCTGCCTTAAAATCCAggtattttctttgaaaaggtGAAATGACCCAGAATCTTCTGGGGGAGGGTAGATTTCCCTTCAGTTCCCATGGTGGGTCCAAGGGATGTGTCAGTTCGTTCTGAATTGGCTGGGCTGGGTTGTCACACCCAGTGAGATGCCAGTAAATGGCCACTACCTTTGAGGCTTTTGGTAACACTTCCTAGGGAGGTGGTCTTAGCTGTCAGAGACCCTGTGTAAACATACCTTAATCCAACAATAGCCATTCTCTGCCTTCAGCAAGAATGAGTGAACAATGACAAACAGGGTCGTTTTGTCACCATCTTTGCAAAAAGAATAAGTCCAAAGCCagcttgatttttttgtttttatctccttAGTGTAGCATTCACTGCACCTCTGCCCTGTGCCAGCACAGTATGAGACATTTCCCATCCATTACCCACTTTGATCTGCTCAGTAGAAGTAGGCTGTGGCCCTGCTTTACAGATGACTGGGCCATCCGGTTTACGTTCCTTTTGCCTTTCCAACTTAACCTCCCACGGCACACCCACAAACCTGAGACTCCTGCTCCATGACTGTCTTCAGTGACCCCGAGCCTGTTTTCAACAAGCAGGTCTGTCTTTTATCTGCCTCTTGCCTGTCGCCTTCCTGCCCGCCCTAGTAAGTTTTCCACCTTGCTAAGTTATTCTCCCTTCACAACCCAGTGTAGGCCCCCACCTCCTGCTAGAAGCCCTCTCCTACCAGCCCGCCCACTGTTACCTTTTCTTCCTCTGCATCTCAATCGTCACTGAATACAAACTTCTGATCtggcattttttttaagtgttttgtaCCAATTAGTATCAACATCTCATTAAGACAGAAATCGTGTCTCATTTTGGGGTGAAGAACAGTGCTTCCATCACTAAGATGAAGTACGTGTTTACGCCACAAagctttttttcacatttatttttcccaGTATAAAAGTACAACATATGAATTACAGAACATTGGGAAAAGTTGATCCGTACTGTTAAATTGTCAGTAAAATTGGTGTTTCAAATAACTGGAGAGGGTGGTGGTGaactatttaataaatgataCCAGACCatttgtcttctctggagaaaaataGTCTTACCTTACACCCGACTCAAAAATAAATTGCAGCAGATTAAACATCTAAATGCAACAGGAAAGTCTCAAATTCATGAAAGGGTTTTCTCTGGGGAGATAAAACCTGGAAGACAGTATCAAAGAAAACTTTAGTTTTATctctgatggtttttttttttaataaaattatgttgcaaaaatgaaaatacattaacCTACCTTGTGGTAGGAATAGGTTGCTTATCATATGTACTTGgtacttttttcctgttttgaaaaacaaattttttttctaggaatAAATATAGTAGGAAAAAACACAAGGGCATAATCTTGGAGTGGAGAAAAACCCTtctaagaatgaaataaaagtcaAAATCTGTAAGTTGAAAATAGACACAGATTTAATGACAAAAACTTtgaaaagatagaggaaaatatttacaatatatgTGAAATAAACACAAAGGATGGGTATCCATATTATATAAATAACTCTCATATCTATCTGTATATTATCCAAGGGAAAAGTAGACAAAGAATATGAATATGAAAAACTTTCATtaataaagtcattttttttaatctatcagaTGGGCAAAATTTACAGGGTTGGTGATATTCAGATTTAATGAAGGACTTCACAGACactcatattcttttttaaaatactttgataATTACCTAGTTTATTTCAAGAAtaattgaataatattccttatCATATATAAAAAGTTTCCTAAAAGTGATAAAACTATAATTTCATTAGGCACTGCTATTTTCTTGATGGGGTGTACCTTGGCACCAATTTTTTTGAAAGCAGTTTGGCAAAATTGCACATTTTGTTTGACTCAGAAATTCCCCTTCTGAGAATCTACCCCACAGAAGTAGTGTAAGGAGTCCACAAACACATATGTATAAGACTGATCATTTTTGGAAACAAAGTCTTTCTATTGGGGGTGGGAAGATTTGTTtcatacacacaatggaacactacacagtcacaaaaaagaatgaggtaGTCTATGTATACTCCTGTGGAAATTATAAATGAGctgctaaatgaaaaaagcaagttaCCAAACAACATGTAACTCTTGAAGAGAAATTGTCGTGCACATGTGTTTATACACACCAAGACACGACTGAAAAGGGACCACACCTAGCTGTTAACAGTGATTAAATTTGTTcttcaatctttaaaaagaaaagaaaatttcatattaTGTCCTTTTCACATTAAAATATCAGGTACAACTTGGAGGGAAAGCTACTCATAGTCTACCACCCTGAAACTAGAATTTTCACATATTTCTTTCCAATGCTTTTTTCAACCATTGATTTGGTCTCTTTTTTCACACAGTTGTGATTGGATCCTATATACAGTTTTGCAGCCTGCTTTTTCCCCACACCAACATAATCTTTAGtggctatttaatatgctgtacCAGATTTTATTCATAGTGTTTTATAGTTGGAGGCCTTACCCCTTCAAACCTATGAATTTAAAAACCTCCCATGCAGACCTGAGCACCCACCCACCCTCACACGTGCAAATAAGCTGTTGAAAGACAAGGCCAGTTGCTGGGTGGGACAGGTTGGGAGGGCTTGTGACAGGTCACATCAGTACTAAAGAGAAGTTCCCCCACCCCTCAACCTGATGTGGTTTGCGTTGAGTGACACTCCAGTGTGCCAGGAGATGGGTGGAGGGCAGTGGGCCTTGGCCAGCCAAAGCTGGACCCATTCTCTCTTGTGCCTTCCTGGTATTGACAGGACAGCCCTTCCTTTGTCCCATCGTTTTGCCAGGCAGCCAGTATGTTCTAGCATCAGTGAATAAAGATTGAAAGACTGCTGGCCCACTTCCTCCTGCCCTAGGGAGAAAAAGTAGGTCTACAGGAAGAGAGGGTGCCTCATTCACCTTCCTCTGTCCTGGGAGTGCAGGGGGTGTTGGTGGCTGTGGCAGGGGGCACTGGTAGGTGCAGTGTTGGCACTCAGCTGATAATGGATCAGGTGCGTTGAGGTCAGGACTCAGGAAGAGGGGAGCTCAGGCATGTCAGTCCGTTTCCTGGTTTCCCCCAGCCTCCTGTCAGCCAGGTTGGGAGCATCTGTCTCAACCCCTTTCCCCTGCCTTAGGTCAGCAGTCATTTGGAAAGAGTTTGCCTTGCTGCTGGGAACATCAGTGGCTTAAATTCATTACTGGACTACCTCTCTATTACCCTCTCAGCATCCCCTGGCTAAGGCTGGCTGAGAGAAATTTCCctgagaatatttatttttctcagtttattGAAAagtgatataaaaagaaaaatattatgtgtttgtatatttatAATGGTACAGATCAGGGTGTTCAGGTATTCTATATAGGATATAGTTTTGGATGAGGAACACAATGAAAAGTATAAAGTAACAGTATTTTTCAAGCCAAACAATGGAATATGCAGGCAAAGGGAGGCAAGCTAGAAAATATCATTTGATGTAGCGGAGCTCCCAGGACACCAAATTGGTCTGCAAAGACAATATTTTAAACTACCACACTTACTCATGAGGTAAAGTATCAATAAGTATTTGTCAGTGAGGATGATTGCGTAGTACCCAGGAGGCATCGGTGTGGGCAACCCTTCCATTGTTCTAAGACCAAGGGAGTGAGTGAACTGCCGGATTCAAGATGGCGGCCCTCCTAGCTAATTTGTGCTCACTGCTCTCCCGTCAACAGCCTACACGGATTTCTTCCTGCCACTGCTGAGTCGCTGTCCTTCTGCCATGGGAATAAAGAATAAGGATGGGGAGACCCCAGGGCAGATTCTGGGCTGGGGACCCCCCTGGGATTctgctgaggaggaggaggaagatgaggcCTCTAAGGAACGGGAATGGAGACAGAAGCTGCAGGGAGAGCTGGAGGACGAGTGGCAGGAGGTCATCGGGAGATTTGAAGGTAAGGATGCCATTTCCATCCACAGCCGCCCTTCTTCCCCACTGGCTTCCTGTGCTCCCTTCTCCCGTACTGCCCATCACCTCCTCATGGCCTCTCCGAGAccacccccacctgccctccCAAACAGATGATGCTTCCCATGAGACCCAGGAACCCGAGTCCTTCTCAGCCTGGTCAGATCGCATGGCCCGGGAACATGCCCAGAAGCGCCAGCAGCAGCGGCGTGAGGCAGAGGGAGCCTGCCGACCCCCACGGGCCGAGGGCTCCGGGCACAGCTGGcggcagcaggaggaggagcagcGGCTCTTTCGAGAGCGAGCCCGGGCCAAGGAGGAGGAACTGCGTGAGAGCCGAGCTCGGAGGGCGCAGGAGGCGCTCGGGAATCGCGCTCCGGAGCCGGCCAGAGCCGGGCCCCGGGCAGAGCACCCCAGAGGCTCAGGGCGGGGCAGACTCTGGCGCTTCGGTGATGTGCCTTGGccctgccctgggggaggggacccAGAAGCCATGGCTGCAGCACTGGTGGCCAGGGGTCCCCCCTTGGAGGAACAGGGGGCTCTCAGGAGGTACTTGAGGGTCCAGCAGGTCCGCTGGCACCCTGACCGCTTCCTGCAGCGATTCCGAAGCCAGATTGAGACCTGGGAGCTGGGCCGAGTGATGGGAGCCGTGACCGCCCTTTCTCAGGCCCTGAATCGCCACGCAGAGGCCCTCAAGTGACTGAGGGGAGAATGAGAAACTGCAGGAAGGGCAAGACAGTAGGAAGGTTAAGGTCAGGAGGCCAGTACCGAAGGGCAGAGGATATGGGGTGGGAGCAAAACTTGTaatgagtgggggtggggggatgcggGCCACCACCCTGCTCCTTGACTCTGCCATTTCCTAATAAGACCTGGTTCCACATTGCACACCCGGtgtctcctctgcctttttccaTCACAGTGGTTTTCATCACCCATGACTTCTCATTTCCCACTCCACATGCCAAAACCTGCAGCTCCTATACCCCTGCACCATGCAGGCGCATACTGACTGGTGCCCTCTGCTGCAGACTAGAAGCCCCCTGCCCACCCATAAGGGCGGCGCCAAGAGGACCCAGCTTGTCTGCCCTCCAGTCTCTCCCCTTCATATGCTGGGCTCCTCTCCACTCTTCAGTCAGCGGTTGGAGGAATAGATGTGAACAGAGGCAAAAAGGGGAACAAAGCTagtttccctcccctccccagccagaACCACATCCTCCTCCCCACTTAACACCCTCTTCCCCTAACACAGGGCTTTCCCTCTGCTGAGTCACTGAATGATCTGAATTGGGGGCACCTGGAGCTGGGGGACCATGAGAATGTGGTGGGAGGATGGGGGGtagaagcagagaggagaagggaagagcccTTGTGGGGGAGTGGAATTTCAGCTACTAAAATTAGGAGCAGGGGAAGGAGGCGGAAAGAGCCAAATTATGTAACCTGGGTTGTCTGTTCTTGGGCAACCAGAGATCCACACCCGAGGCCATCAGTCCCGGGCTTCTCAGTCCtgaccctcctcctccagggctccaGTTCTCAACTCCTCCAGCCACCTTCTGCCCCCATCCCAAACCTGGGCTCCATCTCTGGGCAGCCCAGTCTTGGCCTTCCAGATAAACATCCCCTTTTCCTGAGGTTAAGGAAAAGGTCCTGGCAGGTGGTGGGAGAGGGTCCAGGGTTCCTAAGGTGGGAGGGTAGCGGGAGTACCATCTCTTCCACTCTTCAAACTCAGTCCCCTCTTCAGCTCCCTTGAACGAGGGTAGGAAGTTGCAGACAGCTCCGCACCCTACACCACCGGCGGAATCCCACAGTACTGGCAGGACACGGCAGGAACTCAGGGGCAGGACTCAGGAGGAAATGGGCATGCGCTGGCACGTGCGCAGTCCACACATGTCTGCACCAGAGAATGTTGTGAATCAGaacttatttttcaggtttggaATGGAATGCTGGTCTACACAGGAGAATCCCAGGTGTGGAAGCAGAGGGCGATGGGGGACGGGGAGGGGAAGTCTCTGGAAGCATGGGCACACAAGGTGGGTGTGAGACCCTCGGAGAAGACACAGAGCAAACAGGCCCCAGGTCTCCCAGGACCTGGCAGATGttcagggggcaggaggagggagggctgATGAGAAAGATCCTGTGAGAGGAAGCTGCCGTGATTCAGAGAAGAGACTGAGCAGTTAGCAGCCCAAGCGTCCGGTTCCTCTCACAGGCCGGAGACTTCGGAAGTAGCATGCAAAGAGCTCAAGTTTGAAGTGGCGGGGGTGGAGTTGGGGTTAGGATCTTTAAGCTGGGGCTTGAGAAGTGAGCAACAGAAAACTCTGGTGTCCAGATTTGTTCCTTCACCCGGGAGACAGTCTGGTTTTTAAGCACATCATTGGCCCCTCTGTGCGAGTCACATAAAACCCAAGCAAAGTAAGTCCCACTCTCTGGCCCCCCGACCTCCCTCTTTTCAACGTCTCTCCCGGGTGTCTGGCCCCCAGCCCGGTTGGGGGTTCCCCTGAGATGAGGGCTGTTCACTTTCTCTGACCACACGGTTTCCGCTTCTGTGTCTCTTATTTCCTAAGCTGATAAAAATACTGAGCCCTAGAGGCCCTGGCTTCCTCTGACCCCCTGGGGCCAGGAGGCAGGCATCCTGTCTTCCacagttggggtggggaggggaagcaggGATCCCCAAGGGGTGACTCAGAGCCTTCCGTGCAACCCTGGGGACATGGACGTGTGCAGCCTTGCTCTAGAGCTGGAACGAGAAATTGCTTCTCAGTGGAGGGTGCATTGGGGCTCAGTTAGAGACATGGGGTTGGGAATGAGACTGATGAGATTGAAGAGGGTCccttgggagattggggttgggGCAGATCTTGTTAAATCAGGAAAAGGGTGTGGGAGGGACTGTCTTCAGTGCAGTTCAGCTGAGCATCAAGTAGCCCAAAGATAAATGCAAACTGCTTCAAATTTGCTGTCCAGTAGGGGATGCAGACCTAATCAACTGATCAAGGCATGCTGAGTGAACCAGATAGAGTAAGATACAGTGGATGTAGATggtaagggggggggggggtgttccaTCTGCAAGCACCCAGCAGGCTCTGAGGGAGGAGAGGGCATTTGATGAACAGGTGGGATTTCTGGGGGAGGGGTTGAATGAAAGGGCCCTGGAGAGGAATGAAACAGCTTGAGCAGAGGCTGAGAGTCAGAAAACAGTGTATGTTCAGGAAGGGCGAGCATCCTGCGGTAGGTGGGGTGCAGGTGTGAGGGAGCATGTGCTGAGGAAAGGACGAAGAATGTCAAGGTTAGGGGTGTGGACTGGCAGCCAGTGGCACTGTGACAGCTGTAGAGAAGGGGGCAGGGACTACTGCACGTGTACAGCCAAGGAGTAAAGAAGACAGGTGCCGTGGGCAGTGGGGGACACATACTACGTGTTAACCATGTCACACccttttcccaacatcagaatcCTGCCGGCAGCTGTCCAGAAGGATCTCCGTTATACAGATGAGACTGAGGCTCATAAATGTACTGTAACTTACAGTCAGACAGCTACAAAGTAATGGAATTAGCGTTAAACTCATTTTACCCCAAAGCCTGTGTACTCTCTACTTAAGTCCCAATAACTCCAAGTGGCATTAAAGGAAGGGACAAATCTTACAACTTTGAGAGGGATAAGTCATTAGGGTGTGCCAGCTGATTGGATGGTGGGAGTGAGGGAAGACGAGTCCTAGATGGCTCCAAGGTTCGAGCCAAGGGGATAAGAAAGCCCAGAGTACCCTAAACCAAGGAGGTATGTGGCTGAGGGGAAAATGAGTTGGTTTCAGACAACCAAATTTTTATCAAGTACCTGATGGGAGCAGAGTGCTCTGCTAGACAATggatttaaatgaaataagtcactgCCCTCAAAGGGCTTGCAGTCTATTGAAATATACAaacaagtgggcttcccaggtgtgctgggtggtaaagaatccacctgccagtgcaggagatggaagagactcagatttgatccctgggttgagaagattcccctcgAGCAGGAGATGGTAACCCGCTTCAAGATTCTGGtggagaaaattccatggaagatgatcctggcaagctacagtccatgaggtggcagagtcagacacggctgagcacacgtTTCACGTTTAGGCTACAGTGAACCAAATGATCTAATGTGGGTGGAACAAACTAACAGAAATCCTAGGGATTTCTCCAGGGTTCTGTGTACAAGCAAGTACCAGCCACATATGACGGGAGGCGCACCTGCTCAGAGTAATATAGTGCTCAGGAATGTCCTGCAGGGTTGGAGGTAGCAGCATGACCCTGAAGTGCAGGTTTCCAGCAGCAGGTGTGGAGCTCAGAGGCAAAGTTGGAGCGGCTGGAGACAGATTTGGGCATCCTTTTCTGAGTGGACAGGATCCCTCCAAGAGAGGGTGATCAGAAGAACCTTGAGGATGATCAAAAGGAGGGAAGCCAATAAAGGAGAGAGATTGAAGGGACAGAAAAGTAGGGCAAGAGAGGTGTGCCAGGCAGAGACCTGGCAGCCACATCTGACACTTCAAAGAAGTCTAATAGGTGAGAGTTCAGAAGATCTTCTGGGTTCAGGACTAGACGATTACAAATTTTGAGAAAACAGTTTCCACTTATCAGAGGGGCAGAAATCGCTTTACATAGGTTAAGGGATGAGTGGGAGGTGAGGAAAAGGAGGAGCTGAGTACAAAGTCATAGAATAGTGAATACTGAAGGTAACCGAGAACCATCTCTCAACCCACAAATTTACAGTGAGGAAAATTTTACCAGTTCCCGAAAAAGTGGTTGGTTAGAGGGCTAGTCGCGAGACATCACACAGAAAAGGAAGGTGAGAGGTGGAATGGACATTTAAGGGAGAGAGAGTCCAGGAAAGGCGTGTTATTTTTGAGAAGTAAAGCTGAGTATCTAAAATGAAGGTACATGGGAAGAGATACTGAAAACAAGAAGGGAAAGGGAATGATAAACATGGGGAAGTGAAATACGGAGTACAAAGAGGCTGCCTTCGGAGAAAGAGTCCTCTGACtcgagaagaaaaaggaaacacgAAGGGAAAATAAGGCAATAAAGGGTACTCCTTAGGTGACCCTAAGTTCAATAAAAACCTAATAGCATCACTGAGAGTAAAGAGCTAGGGAGGGATGTAGGTTTAGAACATGGAGGAGTATAGTACTCCTGCAGGAGTAGAACTCGGAAGTCAACAAAGATAGGGGACCTTAAGGGCTTCCTGAGGTTAGATGACCAGGATTAATAATAGGCCTCTTACTGCTTCATGATCTTTTCCTGAGCCCCGTCTAGACCCACaaggttgcctctacaatcttctggagagaCAACCAGAAAGTAAATGGCCTTGGGAGAGAAATACTCTATAATATCCAGCCCCCTAATCCTACCCACTACTGGTCACACTGGAAATCTTGGGGACGCCCAACTCCAgtccgggggtcccaggaggtcgtcacacctcgacctgcccagggacccaattctcggaaggctgtcatgcctcagcctgcccggggattcgatctctaggaggctgtcacgcctcagcctgcctggagatctgcaccctgacccggggacgcctggctctcaggttgcaacagttgTGGGtaggatagggcttccctggtggtgcagaggttaaagcgtctgcctgcaatatgagagaactgggttcgatccctgggtcaggaagatcccctggagaaggaaatggcaacccactccagtgttcttgcctggagaatcccatggagggaggagcttggtgggctgcagtccacgggtcgcaaagagtcggacatgactgagcgacttcacttcacttcacttcacttctgaggATATGACTCGCTTGGCAGTCCAGGAGAAGGACCTAAGAATGAGACCACTGAGTTTCCCCAGATAACTTTTTCAAGATCTTACTGGTAGAATATCAGGTAGGGAAGGAGAGGTGAAGAAAGACTGATCTGGATACACAAATTGTTGGATGCATGGTAGagatggtggtggaggaggtTGTGTTATGGAGACCAGAAGGACATGGAAGATTCAAAGGCATGGATTTCAGGAGAGGAGGAGATTATCAGTGGTGCCAAGGGGAGAGGATAACAGTGCCCTCTCCTGCCCCTTGCTCCTAGTGATGGGTGTGGAAGAAAGGGCAGCCTTCACCATAGACAGAATGAACGTTCTTAGGGAAAAGCCAGGTTTCAATGTTCCAGAGGAATATGCTTTCAAAAGTGAAATAGAGGATTTAAAGATATGAGGAGTTCCATAAAATATTGTGGAATGGGTTGTTACAAGCATCCTGTGTTGGATAGGGGATCGAATCCAGGGAGGTTAAATCCCAGTGAGAGTTCTAGAGAAAACTAAGTCTGGAGGGTTTTGCTTCTAGAAGAAAGAGGTTGGTGGCTTCTGACATTTAGAATAGGAGATACATTGCATTTATCATGAAGGAAAACAAATACCTCGAAGGGATCTTAGGAGTGTGTGTAAGGTATTTCTTCCATCTCCATGGCTTGCTTTGTGCTGACAGTTCCCACCATTGACAACCTAGTTCTGACATTGCCTCTGAAATCTAGACTCACATATATTGATAGAATTGCCAAGTGACATTTCTTGGCAATTTCTTGGCAACATAACTCAAATTTTATCCAAGACTTCGATATCTGGCCAATAGATTTAAATCCAAAATTGAACTTCTGGTTCTCCCATCCCATCAGAATCCGGCTTctctctcagtctccccatcttccACCTCCCTCATCATCAATCTGTCATCTGGGCCTGTCAGTTCTACCCCTGAAATGTATCTCAGTATGCCCCAGATTTGTCTCCTTCTGTCCCATCTTCATGGCAGCCACCGTCTTCTCCCGAGGGTCACTGCAGTTATCTGCTACCTGGTGTCCCTGCTTGCAGTCTTACTCCCCACAGTCCAGTCTAAACACAGGAGCCACAGTGCTGTTTTAAAAACGTGAATCCAATCACGTTTATCTCACACCTTCTCTCCTCGCCCCACTCGCCCACATACATGGACACACCCTGACACCCTCCAGAGCTTCCCCTGGTTGACGACAATTCAGATGCTTTACCTGCCCTTGCAGGGCCTGCGTGCTCTGGTCTCTGCCGTGCCCCTGTTCTCTGAGCGTGTCCACCTCCCACTCTCTCTGCTCCAGCCTCACTGGCTTCCTTTCTGTTCCTCAGCACCCCCAGCTCATTTCCATCCTCCGGCCCTTGCAGTAGCTCTTCCCTTTGCCTGGACTGTTTCTCCCCCAAACCTTCACTCAGCCACTCCTGTCATTTAGGTCTCAGCTTAAAATGCCACTTACTCGGAAAGGACTTTTCTGACCACGGTGTCTAAAGTAGATCCCTGCCGCTCTTAGCACATGTCCCTGTCTTATTTCCTCATAGCACTACTTACTGCTTTCTCCTTCAGTgtatttcctttctcccttgcctcaCTGGAAGGAAAGCTCCCCGATGGCAGGTGCGTTGTCTGACCTGTTTACCGCTGTATCCTTACTGCCTGGAACAGTGCCCAGCACGCAGTAAGCTCCCAatcggtaggtgtccaatatgctactggggaagagcagagaaacagctccagaaagagtgaagagattGGGCTAAACCAGCAATGTCACTGTCTGGTGGTCAAAGTCAAGTCCAATGCTTTAAGTTCCCAAAAAAGGCTCGTTAAATGGAAGCATGAATGAATAATGGGGAAAAGCAGGATAAAGCTCAACTTCAGGTATGTAG from Budorcas taxicolor isolate Tak-1 chromosome 11, Takin1.1, whole genome shotgun sequence carries:
- the NFKBIL1 gene encoding NF-kappa-B inhibitor-like protein 1 isoform X2, which gives rise to MASTSRRQRRERRFRRYLSAGRLVRAQALLQRHPGLDVDAGQPPPLHRACARHDAPALCLLLRLGADPAHQDRHGDTALHAAARQGPDAYTDFFLPLLSRCPSAMGIKNKDGETPGQILGWGPPWDSAEEEEEDEASKEREWRQKLQGELEDEWQEVIGRFEDDASHETQEPESFSAWSDRMAREHAQKRQQQRREAEGACRPPRAEGSGHSWRQQEEEQRLFRERARAKEEELRESRARRAQEALGNRAPEPARAGPRAEHPRGSGRGRLWRFGDVPWPCPGGGDPEAMAAALVARGPPLEEQGALRRYLRVQQVRWHPDRFLQRFRSQIETWELGRVMGAVTALSQALNRHAEALK
- the NFKBIL1 gene encoding NF-kappa-B inhibitor-like protein 1 isoform X1, with the translated sequence MSNPSPQVPEGEASTSVCRPKSSMASTSRRQRRERRFRRYLSAGRLVRAQALLQRHPGLDVDAGQPPPLHRACARHDAPALCLLLRLGADPAHQDRHGDTALHAAARQGPDAYTDFFLPLLSRCPSAMGIKNKDGETPGQILGWGPPWDSAEEEEEDEASKEREWRQKLQGELEDEWQEVIGRFEDDASHETQEPESFSAWSDRMAREHAQKRQQQRREAEGACRPPRAEGSGHSWRQQEEEQRLFRERARAKEEELRESRARRAQEALGNRAPEPARAGPRAEHPRGSGRGRLWRFGDVPWPCPGGGDPEAMAAALVARGPPLEEQGALRRYLRVQQVRWHPDRFLQRFRSQIETWELGRVMGAVTALSQALNRHAEALK